The Candidatus Deferrimicrobiaceae bacterium region CGATCGAATAGAACCCGGCGAACAGCGAACCCGACGTGATCAGGTTCGGCAGGACGTAGACCCCTTTGCGGAGACTGTCCCCCGCGCGATGCCTGCGGCTCAATGCAACACCCCGATGATCGTTTCGCCCGCGATCGTCTTGTCGCCTACCTGGATGCCGGCGGCGAAGGACGGGGGCAGGTAGACGTCGACGCGCGATCCGAAGCGGATGAGCCCGACGCGCCCGCCCCGCCGGACCGGGTCGCCCGGCTTGACGTCGCAGACGATGCGGCGCGCGATGAATCCGGCGATCTGGACATAGGTCACGGGCACGCCGCCCGGCGTCTCGATCGTCACGCCGTTCTGTTCGTTTTCGAGGGACGCCTTCTCGGCGTTGGCCGCGAAGTACTTCCCTTTATTATAAAGCACCCGGGTCACCCGCCCTGCGACGGGCGCCCGGTTGACATGCACGTTGAGCGGGGTCATGAAGATGCACACCCGCTTGCCGGGGGCGTCGAGGTATCGGCCCGCCGGCACATCGCCGACGTCGATGACGGTGCCGTCGGCCGGCGCGAGGACGCTGCCGCCCGGATCGGGCGGCGGCGTCCGCACGGGATTGCGGAAGAACCAGAGCGAGAAGGCGGACAGCAGCAGCAGGACCGCCGCCGCAGGCCACCCCCGCGGGTACAACCACCACACCGCGGCGCCCAGGACGAGCGGCACCAGGATGAAGGGCCACCCCTCGGGGGCGATCATGCCGCCCGCCCCCCGCAGCGGACTTTCGGGACTCAAACCGCCCACTCCCTAGTTCTTGTTCTTGTCGACGATCTTGTCTTTCATCCAGGGCATCAGCGCGCGCAGCCGGGCGCCGACGGCCTCGATCGAGTGCTCCTGGCCCTGGCGGGCCAGCGCGTTGAAGCGCGGGCGGCCGACCTGGTTCTCGAGCAGCCACTCGCGGGCGAAGGTGCCATCCTGGATCTCGGCCAGGATCTGGCGCATCTCGTCCTTGGTGTCTTCGTTGACGACGCGGGGACCGCGCGTCAGGTCGCCGTACTCGGCGGTGTTGCTGACCGAGTAGCGCATGTTGGCGATGCCGCCTTCATACATGAGGTCGACGATGAGCTTGAGCTCGTGGAGGCACTCGAAATAGGCCATCTCGGGCGCGTAGCCCGCCTCGACCAGCACCTCGAAGCCGGCCGTGACCAGCGCCGACGCGCCGCCGCAAAGCACGGCCTGCTCGCCGAACAGGTCGGTCTCGGTCTCTTCCCGGAAGGTGGTCTCGATGACGCCGGCGCGCGCGCCGCCGATGCCCGCCGCGTAGGACAGCGCCAGGTCGCGGCTCTCGCCGGACGGGTCCTGGTGGATCGCGATCAATGCCGGGACGCCCTGTCCCTTGACGTACTGCGCGCGGACCAGGTGGCCCGGCCCCTTGGGAGCGACCAGGAAGACGTTGTTGTCTTTCCGGGGGACGATCTGCCCGAAGTGGATGGCGAACCCGTGCGCGAACACCAGGCTGGCGCCCTGCTTGAGGTTCGGGGCGATCTCGTCGCGATAGATCGCCGCCTGGTGCTCGTCGGGCAAAAGCAGCATCACGACGTCGGCCTTCGCGGTGGCCTCGGCGACCGTGGCGACGTCGAGACCCGCTTCCTTGGCCTTGCGGACGCTGTCGCTCTCGGGACGGAGGCCGACGATCACCTTGACGCCGCTCTCTTTCAGGTTGTTGGCGTGGGCGTGCCCCTGGCTTCCGTAGCCCAGGATCGCGACCGTCTTTTTCTTGATCAGCTCGGGACGGGTGTCGCTCTCGTGGTAGACCTTGACCATGTTCTTTTCCTCCATTTATGGGATCTGTTTCGTCGATTGACGGATCGGTCGGGGGTCACCCGCGTGCGATGGCGATCTTGCCGGTCCTCACGATGTCCTTGATGCCGACGGGACGCAGGAGCGCGAGGAAGGCGTCGACCTTCGCCTCGTCCCCCGTCATCTCGATGGTGTAGCTGCGCGGCGCGACGTCGACGATCTTCCCGCGGAAGATGTCGACCAGGCGGAGCACCTCGGTGCGCGTCTCGTTCTCGGCGTTGACCTTGACCATGATCATCTCGCGGTCGACCGTGTCGGTCCCGGAGAAGTCGACCACCTTGATCACCGGGATCAGCTTGTTGAGCTGCTTGAGGATCTGTTCGATGATCTGGTCGTTGCCGACCGTGACGATCGTCATGCGCGAGATGGTCGGGTCGGCCGTCTCGGCGACGGAGAGCGATTCGATGTTGAAGCCGCGGCCGGAAAAGAGCCCCGCGACCCGGGAGAGCACCCCGAATTCGTTTTCGACCAGGACTGATATGGTATGTCGCATCGGCATCCCCTCCTAGGGCCTGGCCATGGATAAGTTGGCCGAGATTGCGCACAGATTTAGGGCAGATTCGGCTTGAGCCGATTGAGCCAAACCGGAGGCGTAGTTGAAACTACGGTGAGGATTTGGCGATTGAGGCTCATCCGAAGGTGCCCTGAAGATGGGATGCAAGATGGTCAGGTTATCCATGGCCAGGCCCTTAGACCAGCAACATGTCGGTGAGCGCCGCGCCTGCCGGCACCATCGGGTAGACGAGCTCGTTGGGATCGGTCTGGATGTCGATCATCACCGGGCCCGGGGTCGCGAAGCCCTTCCTGAGCACGCCCTCGACCTCCTCGGGCTTCGTGGCGCGGAAGCCGGCGGCGCCGTACGCCTCGGCCAGCTTGACGAAATCGGGGATCTGCGGAAGGCAGGTCTGCGAGTATTTCGCGTCGAAGAACAGCTCCTGCCACTGGCGGACCATGCCCAGCGCCCCGTTGTTGAGGATGACCACCTTGACCGGCAGCCGGTATTGCATGGCGGTTGCCAGCTCCTGGATGTTCATCTGGATGCTGCCGTCGCCCGCGATGTCGATGACGAGCGCGCCGGGCAGCGCCACCTGGGCGCCGATCGCGGCCGGCAGCCCGAAGCCCATGGTGCCGAGCCCGCCCGAGGACAGGAAGGTGCGCGGCTTGTCGTACTTGTAGAACTGCGCCGCGAACATCTGGTGCTGCCCCACCTCGGTGGCGATGACCGCCTTCCCCTTCGTCAGCTCGTAGATCTTCTCGACCACGAACTTGGGATTGATCTTGCCCTTGCCCTGCTTGTACCGCATCGGATGCGTCGCTTCCCAGCGGGCGATCTCATCGCGCCACGGAGCGACCCGCTTTTTGCAGGCCGCGGCCACCTTCGGCGCCTTGGCCAGCTTGAGCATCTTCTTGAGGACGTCCTTGACGTCGCCGACGATCGGGATGTCGACCCGCACGTTTTTCTGGATCGAGGTGGGATCGATGTCGATGTGGACGATCTTGGCGTGCGGCGCGAAGGCGGCGATCTTGCCGGTGACGCGGTCGTCGAAGCGGGCGCCCACGGCGAGGATGATGTCGCTGTGGGAGATCGCCATGTTGGCCGCGTAGGTGCCGTGCATGCCGAGCATCCCCATGCAGAGCGGGTCGGTGCCCGGGAAGGCGCCCATCCCCATCAGCGTGGTGGTAACCGGGATGCCGAGGAGGCGCGCGAACTCGGTCAGCTCGGCCGCCGCGTTGGAGAGGATGACGCCGCCCCCGACGTAGAGGACCGGCTTCTCCCTTTCCTCGAGCAGCCGCATGGCGCTCTCGACCTGCTTGGGGTGCCCCTCGTAATTGGGATTGTAGCCGCGGAGCTTGACCTCCTTGGGCATGGCGTACTCGGCAGAGGCCATGAGGACGTCTTTGGGCATGTCGACGAGCACGGGCCCCGGGCGCCCGGTGGAAGCGATGTAGAACGCCTCTTTCATCACGCGCGCCAGGTCGGCCGTGTCCTTGACCAGGAAGTTGTGCTTCGTGCAGGGGCGCGTGATGCCGACGATGTCGGCCTCTTGGAACGCGTCGTTGCCGATGAGCGGTGTGGGGACCTGCCCCGAGAAGACCACGATCGGGATGGAATCCATGTAGGCGGTGGCGAGACCGGTGACGGTGTTGGTCGCGCCCGGCCCGGAGGTGACGAGGCAGACGCCGACCTTGCCCGAGGCGCGGGCGAATCCGTCGGCCATGTGGACCGCGCCCTGCTCGTGACGCG contains the following coding sequences:
- the ilvN gene encoding acetolactate synthase small subunit, encoding MRHTISVLVENEFGVLSRVAGLFSGRGFNIESLSVAETADPTISRMTIVTVGNDQIIEQILKQLNKLIPVIKVVDFSGTDTVDREMIMVKVNAENETRTEVLRLVDIFRGKIVDVAPRSYTIEMTGDEAKVDAFLALLRPVGIKDIVRTGKIAIARG
- the ilvC gene encoding ketol-acid reductoisomerase gives rise to the protein MVKVYHESDTRPELIKKKTVAILGYGSQGHAHANNLKESGVKVIVGLRPESDSVRKAKEAGLDVATVAEATAKADVVMLLLPDEHQAAIYRDEIAPNLKQGASLVFAHGFAIHFGQIVPRKDNNVFLVAPKGPGHLVRAQYVKGQGVPALIAIHQDPSGESRDLALSYAAGIGGARAGVIETTFREETETDLFGEQAVLCGGASALVTAGFEVLVEAGYAPEMAYFECLHELKLIVDLMYEGGIANMRYSVSNTAEYGDLTRGPRVVNEDTKDEMRQILAEIQDGTFAREWLLENQVGRPRFNALARQGQEHSIEAVGARLRALMPWMKDKIVDKNKN
- the ilvB gene encoding biosynthetic-type acetolactate synthase large subunit — its product is MKLTGAEIFVKGLADLGVDVIFGYPGGSVINIYDELFKNTKVRHLLPRHEQGAVHMADGFARASGKVGVCLVTSGPGATNTVTGLATAYMDSIPIVVFSGQVPTPLIGNDAFQEADIVGITRPCTKHNFLVKDTADLARVMKEAFYIASTGRPGPVLVDMPKDVLMASAEYAMPKEVKLRGYNPNYEGHPKQVESAMRLLEEREKPVLYVGGGVILSNAAAELTEFARLLGIPVTTTLMGMGAFPGTDPLCMGMLGMHGTYAANMAISHSDIILAVGARFDDRVTGKIAAFAPHAKIVHIDIDPTSIQKNVRVDIPIVGDVKDVLKKMLKLAKAPKVAAACKKRVAPWRDEIARWEATHPMRYKQGKGKINPKFVVEKIYELTKGKAVIATEVGQHQMFAAQFYKYDKPRTFLSSGGLGTMGFGLPAAIGAQVALPGALVIDIAGDGSIQMNIQELATAMQYRLPVKVVILNNGALGMVRQWQELFFDAKYSQTCLPQIPDFVKLAEAYGAAGFRATKPEEVEGVLRKGFATPGPVMIDIQTDPNELVYPMVPAGAALTDMLLV
- a CDS encoding phosphatidylserine decarboxylase family protein; this translates as MSPESPLRGAGGMIAPEGWPFILVPLVLGAAVWWLYPRGWPAAAVLLLLSAFSLWFFRNPVRTPPPDPGGSVLAPADGTVIDVGDVPAGRYLDAPGKRVCIFMTPLNVHVNRAPVAGRVTRVLYNKGKYFAANAEKASLENEQNGVTIETPGGVPVTYVQIAGFIARRIVCDVKPGDPVRRGGRVGLIRFGSRVDVYLPPSFAAGIQVGDKTIAGETIIGVLH